The Thermomicrobiales bacterium sequence GCCTGGATATCCCGAACGATCCGCTGCACATCTTTTTCTCGCTTCGGGCAGAGCCGGAACGGTGGACTGAAGGCCGTCATGGATGGCCGTACGCTGGCAAGTGGTAAGTCGAAAAGCAAAGAGAGGCAATACGAAAATGAACGTACTTGTGATTCGTTTCAGATTGGCTGGAATATCGGCGTCCGACTATTTGGCAATGACGGAGAAGGTGGCGCCTACGGTGGCGCAAGCGCCAGGTCTCGTGCAGAAGGCATGGCTCGCCAACGACGAAGACGGAGTCTATGGAGGAGCCTACATCTTCACCGACCGCGAATCGATCGAGGCATATCTTGGCTCGGAGATCGGTCAAGGGATTCGCAACTCGGGACTCTTCGAGGATCTCTCGATAGAAGTGTTCGACACGATCGAACCCGCAACCTCGATTACGTTTCCCCACGAACTGGCCATCGCGTAGCGGGTCAGTTATCCAATCGATCGACCCGGAGCCCGTTCAGGGCTCCGGGTCGATGCGCTAAGTCGGCGGGACGTAGCGATATCCGACCCCATGCGCGGTCTGGATCACGGCGCGTCGATCTCCGAGTTTCTGGCGGAGAGCGCGGATCACGACATCGACGACATTGCTCCCGCCGGCGTAGTCGATCCCCCAAACCTCCAGAAGGAGCTGATCGCGTGACACGACCTGATTGGGCCGGTCGACGAGATAGCGCATGACCGCGTATTCCAGTCGCGAGAGTGTGATCTGCTGATCGTCCAGGCGGAGCGTGCGGGACGCAGCGTCGAGGAGGTCGTCCTCGCCGGCAAGTTCGAGAGCGAGATGCTGCCCGAGCCAGCCTTCGAACGATTCGGGTCCGAAGTCGAGTACAAGCGTATGGTGCACGATTCCGCCGAGATCGATATCAC is a genomic window containing:
- a CDS encoding YdhR family protein, whose protein sequence is MNVLVIRFRLAGISASDYLAMTEKVAPTVAQAPGLVQKAWLANDEDGVYGGAYIFTDRESIEAYLGSEIGQGIRNSGLFEDLSIEVFDTIEPATSITFPHELAIA